The following are encoded in a window of Telmatobacter sp. DSM 110680 genomic DNA:
- a CDS encoding OmpA family protein codes for MKNSNGLLIAAAVGILGVTGCATKNYVKTQTAPIIDHTNTLEQKTADNNRALHDVDDRATSGIKQAQSAADTAAQNAQNATKAAGDADVAANDAVHRADSLDSVVKGLDNYKSMANVTVTFGFDKAMLTKDDKEQLDTFAAQLGSAKSYILEVTGGTDSTGSAAYNYDLSQRRADAVVQYLASKYGVAAHRFYLIGIGKDKEVAPNTTADGRKQNRRVEVQLLSNMSNGQAPATSQTAPPPPSSN; via the coding sequence ATGAAAAATTCAAATGGATTGTTGATTGCAGCTGCCGTAGGAATTCTGGGCGTAACCGGTTGCGCAACCAAAAATTATGTGAAAACCCAGACCGCGCCAATCATTGATCACACCAACACGCTGGAACAGAAAACCGCCGACAACAACCGCGCACTTCATGACGTGGATGATCGCGCAACCTCAGGCATCAAGCAGGCGCAGAGTGCCGCTGATACCGCGGCTCAGAACGCGCAGAACGCCACCAAGGCTGCAGGCGATGCGGATGTCGCAGCGAACGATGCGGTTCATCGCGCAGATTCCCTCGATTCAGTTGTAAAAGGCTTGGATAACTACAAGTCGATGGCGAATGTCACTGTGACGTTCGGGTTCGACAAAGCTATGTTGACGAAGGACGACAAGGAGCAGCTCGATACTTTTGCTGCGCAACTCGGCTCCGCCAAGAGCTACATCCTTGAAGTGACCGGCGGAACAGACTCGACCGGTTCGGCTGCTTACAACTATGACCTCAGCCAGCGCCGCGCTGATGCGGTGGTGCAGTACTTGGCGTCGAAGTACGGAGTAGCGGCACACCGCTTCTACCTGATCGGCATCGGCAAGGATAAGGAAGTTGCACCCAACACGACGGCGGACGGACGCAAACAGAATCGCCGCGTGGAAGTGCAGCTGCTGAGCAACATGAGCAACGGACAGGCACCGGCTACATCGCAGACCGCGCCGCCGCCTCCCAGCAGCAACTAA
- a CDS encoding BON domain-containing protein, with protein sequence MIRSSLLLSSTLLVTALACPGCGHNDHPDDKMAVYSALDQNYLRSITVSQDRQAGTITLSGIVGSPDRVQKAEQIAQQAAPGYSIVNHIQVENAGLQNEMKSAQQNAILDSAIEDRYKATLAAHQSLQNIQYSAFNGTLTLKGSVKSYQDRQEAENLAKQVPRVQHVVNEIQITTGKPSSTTS encoded by the coding sequence ATGATCCGCTCGAGTCTTCTGCTTTCCTCCACCCTACTTGTTACTGCTCTTGCGTGCCCAGGTTGCGGTCACAATGATCATCCCGACGACAAGATGGCCGTGTACAGCGCACTCGATCAGAATTATCTGCGCAGCATCACTGTCTCTCAGGATCGGCAGGCCGGCACCATCACTCTCAGCGGCATTGTGGGCAGTCCAGATCGCGTGCAAAAAGCAGAACAAATTGCGCAGCAGGCTGCACCCGGTTACTCCATCGTCAATCACATTCAGGTGGAAAATGCAGGCCTTCAGAATGAGATGAAATCAGCTCAGCAAAATGCGATCCTTGACTCCGCAATCGAGGATCGCTATAAAGCCACTCTCGCCGCGCATCAATCGCTGCAAAACATCCAATATTCGGCCTTCAACGGTACCCTTACTTTGAAAGGTTCAGTGAAGTCTTACCAGGATCGACAGGAAGCCGAGAATCTTGCGAAACAAGTGCCCCGGGTTCAACATGTTGTGAATGAGATTCAGATCACGACAGGCAAACCGTCGTCCACCACCTCTTGA
- a CDS encoding STAS domain-containing protein, whose amino-acid sequence MSITQTELWKNATFSIERIEGRAPRTLIYRITGQFNARDMYGSMKQIALGNIFEFKAPAGDETPTLHIFDLAAVPQMDSSALGTLVSHFINCRNKGIRVVVTSPSPNVLQLFKFTKVDSLIPTAATVEEALS is encoded by the coding sequence ATGTCGATCACGCAAACCGAGCTCTGGAAAAACGCCACCTTCAGCATTGAACGAATCGAAGGCCGCGCCCCGCGCACATTGATCTACCGCATCACCGGCCAATTCAACGCACGCGACATGTACGGCTCCATGAAGCAGATCGCACTCGGAAACATCTTCGAGTTCAAAGCGCCAGCCGGCGACGAAACACCGACACTCCACATCTTTGATCTCGCTGCGGTGCCGCAAATGGACTCGTCCGCCCTGGGAACTCTAGTCAGCCATTTCATCAACTGCCGCAACAAGGGAATCCGCGTCGTTGTAACTTCACCGAGCCCCAACGTTCTTCAGCTGTTCAAATTTACAAAAGTCGATTCTCTGATTCCCACCGCAGCCACAGTTGAGGAAGCGCTCAGTTAA
- a CDS encoding zinc ribbon domain-containing protein, producing MNTNCSKCGSHLAASWTFCPECGTSIAHEVHQRDHQHHPARGAFGGLYFGLVAAPILIFPGVLLCLLGWGIFLGVPMIVLGVIAPLLGPVMGMTERKGKCPACGTRMISVDDGKVHECPVCCEKFAIGDHGIVGAR from the coding sequence ATGAACACAAATTGTTCAAAGTGCGGATCCCATCTCGCAGCGTCGTGGACATTTTGTCCTGAGTGCGGCACATCGATTGCGCATGAGGTACATCAGCGCGACCATCAGCATCATCCCGCGCGCGGCGCATTCGGCGGTTTGTATTTCGGGCTGGTTGCAGCGCCAATCCTGATCTTTCCGGGCGTCTTGCTCTGCCTTCTGGGGTGGGGAATCTTTCTGGGGGTGCCGATGATTGTGCTTGGCGTCATCGCGCCGTTATTAGGTCCAGTAATGGGGATGACAGAGCGTAAGGGAAAATGCCCAGCGTGCGGCACGCGGATGATCAGCGTGGACGATGGGAAGGTGCACGAGTGCCCGGTGTGCTGCGAGAAGTTTGCGATTGGCGATCACGGAATTGTGGGAGCGCGGTAG
- a CDS encoding amino acid permease, translating into MSQQASALPNQAQASADLPRVLGASQATAIVVGTIIGSGIFLVPSEMMRDTGSSALVYLAWIVGGLLSLFGAMTYAELGAMLPYAGGEYVYLRGAYGDIPAFLYMWTWFAVAKPASIAAVTIGLARTLEFFPAFHVLAIPVAGLPLLWSQVFAIAVTWFMTGLNYLGIKKAGDFQLVFTILKGGLILVVAALCFASASGSLHNFSTSLPTATGGFSGFMLALIATLWAYDGWNDLTMVAGEVRRPERSLPVALIGGLFIVGILFMATNAAIQYILPAAQIAASERPAVAALSIVAGPRGAGFVAAAMALSIFVTLNGTIMSGARIPFAAARDRLFFRQFAHINSRFQSPSTSLIIQGLLSTVLLLFLSQFQQHFELAVFAEWLFYMLTATTVFVYRRRLPDLVRPYRVWGYPILPAIFVLSATAVLIYSYAGNLKGSLLGTALILLGLPVLWLVRKIYGPSTPTNQIHTAE; encoded by the coding sequence ATGAGCCAACAAGCGTCCGCCCTTCCCAACCAAGCTCAAGCCTCCGCCGATCTCCCTCGCGTTCTCGGCGCATCCCAGGCCACGGCTATTGTCGTCGGCACCATCATCGGTAGCGGCATCTTCCTCGTCCCCAGCGAAATGATGCGCGACACCGGCTCCTCCGCGCTGGTCTATCTCGCGTGGATCGTCGGCGGCCTCCTGTCCTTGTTCGGCGCCATGACCTATGCCGAACTCGGCGCTATGCTTCCCTACGCGGGCGGCGAGTACGTTTATCTCCGTGGCGCCTATGGGGATATTCCCGCCTTCCTCTATATGTGGACGTGGTTCGCCGTAGCCAAGCCCGCCTCCATCGCCGCCGTAACCATCGGACTGGCACGCACCCTCGAATTCTTTCCTGCCTTTCACGTTCTCGCCATACCCGTTGCCGGACTGCCGCTTCTGTGGTCCCAAGTCTTTGCCATCGCTGTCACTTGGTTCATGACAGGTCTCAACTATCTCGGCATCAAAAAAGCCGGCGACTTCCAACTCGTCTTCACGATTCTCAAAGGCGGCCTAATCCTTGTCGTTGCGGCCCTCTGCTTCGCATCCGCCTCGGGATCGTTGCATAACTTCTCCACCTCCCTGCCCACCGCCACCGGGGGCTTCAGCGGATTCATGCTCGCCCTAATCGCCACCCTCTGGGCCTACGACGGATGGAACGACCTGACCATGGTTGCTGGCGAGGTTCGGCGCCCCGAGCGGAGCCTTCCCGTCGCTCTCATCGGTGGGCTCTTTATCGTCGGCATCCTTTTCATGGCCACCAATGCCGCGATTCAGTACATCCTGCCGGCTGCGCAGATCGCCGCAAGTGAACGACCAGCTGTAGCCGCACTCTCCATCGTTGCCGGCCCTCGCGGTGCAGGATTCGTTGCAGCGGCCATGGCGCTCTCGATCTTTGTCACCCTCAACGGAACCATCATGTCGGGCGCACGCATCCCCTTCGCCGCCGCCCGCGACCGGCTCTTCTTCCGCCAGTTCGCGCACATCAACTCGCGCTTTCAGTCCCCTTCCACTTCTCTCATCATCCAGGGACTGCTCTCCACCGTGCTCCTGCTTTTTCTCTCGCAATTTCAGCAGCACTTCGAACTAGCCGTGTTCGCCGAATGGCTCTTCTACATGCTCACTGCGACCACCGTTTTCGTGTATCGCCGCCGGCTTCCCGATCTCGTCCGCCCCTACCGCGTCTGGGGGTACCCCATTCTTCCCGCCATCTTCGTCCTCTCAGCTACCGCCGTTCTCATCTACAGCTACGCCGGCAACCTAAAAGGCTCGCTGTTAGGGACCGCTCTCATACTCCTCGGCCTCCCTGTTCTCTGGTTAGTCCGCAAGATATACGGTCCCTCCACGCCAACCAATCAAATCCACACCGCCGAATAG
- the uvrC gene encoding excinuclease ABC subunit UvrC, with translation MDLIEKIRLLPTQPGVYLYKNADGEVIYVGKAKNLRSRVRSYLLEASQANAKTGSLMREAVDIDYILVANEHEALALENNLIKQRKPRFNILLRDDKTYPYVKLTLADRYPKVFVTRRLRKDGSAYYGPYFPGNLAYRVVELIHRSFLLPSCKVDLSRYHARACLQYYIHRCLGPCVEDLTSPELYKQAVRDAQLFLEGRQSELERSLTARMNAAAEAEQFEAAARLRDQLSTVHQLQEKQRIATAEQSDDSDVFGYHFEDGSLAVNLFHIRNGKIVDRREFFWEELPDLLEAPAAEVEAGANDAVGAPGPGSQTRESSTGNVPFNAGQLFSALLKQLYIDQHYVPRSILVPVDFDDREALATLLTERTGHRIEVAVPQRGEKRSLVDLAGQNAKQSYIQRFRVLEPSRKAIQESLADSLMLPELPTRIECFDISHIQGAETVASLVVWEDGKMNKSQYRKFKVMTVLGVDDFASMREVVTRRYRRLKEEDKPMPSLILIDGGLGQLHAAADALESLGFTSQPLASIAKKEEVIYLYGNEDEPIVLDRHSPVLHLVQMIRDESHRFAVGYHRQRRAMRDRDSELLNIPGVGQQTRQRLLTHFGSLRDVQQATADSLAAVVSRKTAESIWRHFHESPQTTQPHP, from the coding sequence ATGGACCTCATCGAGAAAATACGGCTCCTCCCTACCCAACCGGGCGTGTATCTCTACAAAAACGCCGATGGGGAGGTTATCTATGTCGGTAAGGCCAAGAACCTGCGTTCACGCGTCCGTTCCTATCTCCTGGAGGCTTCTCAGGCCAATGCCAAGACCGGCTCCCTCATGCGCGAGGCCGTCGACATTGATTACATCCTTGTGGCCAACGAGCATGAGGCCCTGGCACTTGAAAACAACCTCATCAAGCAGCGCAAGCCGCGCTTCAATATCCTGCTCCGCGACGACAAGACCTATCCGTACGTCAAACTCACGCTCGCCGACCGCTACCCCAAGGTGTTTGTCACCCGGCGCCTTCGCAAGGACGGCTCAGCCTACTACGGTCCCTATTTCCCAGGAAACCTTGCTTACCGCGTCGTGGAATTGATCCATCGCAGCTTCCTTCTCCCCAGTTGCAAAGTCGATCTTTCGCGCTACCACGCGCGCGCATGCCTGCAGTACTACATTCACCGCTGCCTCGGCCCCTGCGTCGAAGACCTCACTTCTCCCGAGCTATATAAGCAAGCCGTTCGGGACGCACAGCTTTTTCTAGAAGGCCGCCAATCTGAGTTAGAACGTTCCCTCACTGCACGCATGAACGCCGCCGCCGAAGCCGAGCAATTCGAAGCCGCCGCGCGTCTGCGTGACCAACTTTCTACAGTTCACCAGTTGCAGGAAAAGCAGCGCATCGCCACCGCCGAACAAAGCGACGACTCCGACGTCTTCGGCTATCACTTCGAAGATGGAAGCCTCGCAGTCAACCTCTTCCACATCCGCAACGGCAAAATCGTAGACCGCCGCGAATTCTTCTGGGAAGAACTTCCCGACCTTCTCGAAGCACCCGCCGCCGAAGTCGAAGCAGGCGCGAACGATGCGGTGGGTGCCCCAGGTCCGGGGTCGCAAACCCGGGAGTCCTCAACTGGCAATGTCCCGTTCAATGCCGGACAGCTCTTCTCCGCCCTCCTCAAGCAGCTCTATATCGATCAGCACTACGTTCCCCGCTCCATCCTTGTCCCTGTAGATTTCGACGATCGCGAAGCCCTCGCCACGCTCCTCACCGAACGCACCGGCCACCGCATCGAAGTCGCCGTCCCGCAGCGCGGCGAGAAGCGTTCCCTTGTCGACCTTGCCGGGCAAAATGCAAAACAGTCCTACATCCAGCGCTTCCGTGTTCTCGAACCCTCGCGGAAAGCCATCCAGGAATCTCTCGCCGACTCCCTTATGCTGCCCGAACTCCCAACTCGCATCGAGTGCTTCGACATCTCCCACATCCAGGGAGCTGAAACCGTCGCGTCCCTGGTCGTGTGGGAAGACGGCAAGATGAACAAGTCGCAATACCGCAAGTTCAAAGTGATGACCGTGCTTGGCGTCGACGATTTCGCATCGATGCGCGAAGTCGTCACCCGCCGCTACCGCCGTCTCAAGGAAGAAGACAAGCCGATGCCCTCGCTCATCCTCATCGATGGCGGCCTCGGCCAGCTTCACGCGGCGGCAGACGCTCTCGAATCTCTCGGGTTCACGTCGCAGCCACTCGCATCCATCGCAAAGAAGGAAGAAGTAATTTATCTCTACGGAAACGAAGACGAGCCAATCGTCCTCGATCGTCATTCGCCGGTGTTGCACCTTGTGCAGATGATCCGCGATGAGAGCCATCGCTTCGCCGTCGGCTATCATCGCCAGCGCCGTGCCATGCGCGACCGCGATTCAGAGTTGCTGAATATCCCCGGCGTCGGCCAGCAGACCCGACAGCGCCTGCTCACCCACTTCGGCAGCTTGCGCGACGTGCAACAGGCCACCGCCGACTCCCTCGCCGCAGTAGTTTCCCGAAAGACCGCAGAATCCATCTGGCGCCACTTCCACGAATCCCCGCAGACGACGCAGCCACACCCCTGA
- the uvrA gene encoding excinuclease ABC subunit UvrA yields the protein MTITHISVRGARQHNLRDINVRIPRNTLTVVTGLSGSGKSSLAFDTIYAEGQRRYVETLSAYARQFLDQIERPDVDSIEGLSPAISIEQKTTSRSPRSTVGTITEIYDYLRLLYASVGTPHCPNCGRPITRQTAEQIVQRILQLGNGERVTVMAPVVRGRKGEFKDLLDQLDQQGFRARVDGEMVDLSEPPALDKRKNHAIEAIVDRILLKPAIYENESALSLAQPRVGKQEPHPGKPSVEKRLETAVTKALQLANGLVLIGFASGEEQVFSSSMACPDCGLDVPKLEPRSFSFNSTFGACPECHGLGSLYDLDPAKVITDWSKPLLDGGLGPGSASQYLLRLINLAAERYSIDLKKPFEDLPPKQQHILVYGPPKGEAPRTGFHGILSYLRDTIDEARSDGYREYMMNFMSATPCPACRGKRLRPESLAVKINGLSIADFTSLPLNRALSAAYEFNFTAREALVADRIRREVIERLEFLCAVGLNYLSLNRNAATLSGGEGQRIRLATQIGSRLRGVLYVLDEPSIGLHQRDNTRLIEALVRLRDLGNTVLVVEHDEDTIRHADYVLDLGPGAGRLGGHVVAQGTPADIMACPESLTGRYLSGASGILHRADPRPLTGKWITVHGAREHNLQDLTIRVPLGVMTVVTGVSGSGKSTLINDILYRSLAKTLYGSREEPGVHESLEGADQIDKVIRIDQAPIGRTPRSNPATYTQVFSPIRDLFAMLPEARERGYKPGRFSFNVAGGRCEACQGDGQRRIEMNFMPDVYVQCEVCNGRRYNQETLAVKFHGHSIADILDLTIEDALPVLADVPQVRQKLQTLVDVGLGYVHLGQSATTLSGGEAQRMKLARELSKRQTGRTLYLLDEPTTGLHFDDVRKLLEVLHRLTDLGNSIIIIEHNLDVIRNADWILDLGPEGGEDGGRIVGEGRPAKIAKTPGSYTGEFLARYYASHNGKLIEIPADEVSPDKPSANGSLPPNALRPERPQGVEAPAVALAKPARTKPSKPAQKSKVKKPVRT from the coding sequence ATGACCATCACTCACATTTCGGTGCGAGGCGCGCGCCAGCATAATCTGCGCGACATCAACGTGCGAATTCCTCGTAACACGCTCACCGTAGTCACCGGTCTCTCCGGATCCGGCAAAAGCTCGCTCGCGTTCGACACCATCTATGCGGAAGGTCAGCGCCGCTATGTCGAAACTCTCTCCGCTTACGCGCGGCAATTCCTCGACCAGATCGAGCGCCCCGACGTTGACTCTATTGAGGGTCTCTCCCCCGCAATCTCCATCGAGCAGAAGACCACCAGCCGCAGTCCTCGCTCCACCGTCGGCACCATCACCGAAATCTACGACTACCTGCGCCTTCTCTATGCCTCGGTCGGCACCCCTCACTGCCCTAACTGCGGTCGCCCCATTACTCGCCAGACCGCGGAGCAGATCGTTCAGCGCATCCTGCAGCTTGGCAATGGAGAGCGCGTCACGGTGATGGCGCCCGTTGTCAGAGGTCGCAAGGGCGAGTTTAAGGACTTACTGGATCAGCTTGACCAGCAAGGCTTTCGCGCTCGCGTCGACGGAGAGATGGTTGACCTTTCCGAGCCTCCCGCACTCGACAAGCGCAAAAACCACGCCATCGAAGCCATCGTCGACCGCATTCTATTGAAACCTGCGATATACGAGAATGAGAGCGCCCTATCCCTGGCGCAGCCAAGGGTGGGAAAACAGGAACCGCATCCAGGCAAACCCTCCGTCGAAAAGCGACTTGAAACCGCCGTTACCAAAGCTCTTCAACTCGCGAACGGCCTCGTCCTGATCGGATTTGCCAGCGGCGAAGAGCAAGTCTTTTCCTCCTCGATGGCCTGCCCAGACTGCGGTCTCGACGTACCCAAACTTGAGCCGCGCAGCTTCAGCTTCAACTCCACCTTCGGTGCCTGCCCGGAGTGTCACGGCCTCGGCTCCCTTTACGATCTCGACCCGGCAAAAGTCATCACAGACTGGTCCAAGCCGCTGCTCGATGGTGGCCTGGGTCCCGGCTCCGCCTCGCAGTATCTGCTCCGACTCATCAATTTAGCCGCAGAACGCTACAGCATCGACCTCAAGAAACCCTTTGAAGACCTGCCGCCCAAGCAGCAGCACATCCTTGTCTACGGACCGCCCAAAGGCGAAGCTCCGCGCACCGGCTTCCACGGCATTCTCAGCTATCTGCGCGACACTATAGACGAAGCACGCAGCGACGGCTACCGCGAGTACATGATGAACTTCATGTCCGCCACGCCCTGCCCCGCCTGTCGAGGAAAGCGTCTGCGCCCGGAGTCTCTGGCGGTCAAAATCAATGGCCTCTCCATCGCCGACTTCACATCTCTTCCGCTCAACCGCGCACTTTCCGCCGCCTACGAATTCAACTTCACGGCGCGCGAAGCTCTCGTCGCCGACCGCATTCGCCGCGAAGTCATCGAGCGTCTAGAATTTCTCTGCGCAGTCGGACTGAACTACCTCTCCCTAAATCGCAATGCCGCGACACTTTCTGGCGGTGAAGGCCAGCGCATCCGCCTCGCCACGCAGATCGGCTCGCGCCTCCGTGGCGTCCTCTACGTTTTAGACGAACCCTCCATCGGCCTACACCAACGCGACAACACGCGCCTCATCGAGGCTCTCGTCCGCCTGCGCGATCTCGGCAACACCGTTCTCGTTGTCGAACATGACGAAGACACAATCCGGCACGCCGACTATGTACTGGACCTCGGACCCGGCGCGGGACGTCTCGGCGGTCACGTCGTCGCGCAAGGCACACCTGCCGACATCATGGCCTGCCCCGAATCGCTCACCGGGCGCTATCTCTCCGGCGCCAGCGGTATTCTTCATCGTGCCGACCCGCGACCGCTGACTGGCAAATGGATCACTGTCCACGGCGCACGCGAACACAACCTGCAGGACCTCACCATCCGCGTCCCTCTCGGCGTCATGACTGTCGTCACAGGTGTCAGCGGCAGCGGAAAAAGCACCCTCATCAACGACATCCTTTACCGCTCCCTCGCTAAGACTCTCTACGGCTCACGCGAAGAGCCCGGTGTTCACGAATCGCTCGAAGGCGCTGATCAGATCGACAAAGTCATTCGCATCGATCAGGCCCCGATCGGTCGCACTCCGCGTTCCAACCCCGCGACCTACACGCAAGTCTTTTCGCCCATCCGCGATCTTTTTGCGATGCTCCCCGAGGCGCGCGAACGCGGATACAAGCCGGGCCGGTTCAGCTTCAACGTAGCCGGCGGCCGCTGCGAAGCTTGCCAGGGCGACGGCCAGCGCCGCATCGAAATGAACTTCATGCCCGACGTCTACGTACAATGCGAAGTGTGCAACGGGCGCCGCTACAACCAGGAAACTCTCGCGGTAAAATTCCACGGCCACTCTATAGCCGACATTCTCGATCTCACCATCGAAGACGCTCTGCCCGTTCTCGCAGATGTTCCGCAGGTCCGCCAGAAGCTTCAGACCCTTGTCGATGTAGGTCTCGGCTACGTTCATCTAGGCCAGAGCGCCACCACTCTCTCCGGCGGCGAGGCCCAGCGCATGAAACTCGCGCGTGAACTCTCGAAACGTCAGACCGGCCGTACGCTTTATCTTCTCGACGAGCCAACTACCGGCCTGCACTTCGACGACGTCCGCAAACTCCTCGAAGTCCTGCACCGTCTTACCGACCTGGGGAATTCCATCATCATCATCGAGCACAACCTCGACGTCATCCGCAATGCTGACTGGATCCTCGACTTGGGCCCCGAAGGCGGCGAAGACGGAGGCCGCATCGTAGGCGAAGGGCGTCCCGCCAAAATTGCCAAAACCCCCGGCTCGTACACCGGTGAGTTCCTCGCGCGCTACTATGCCTCGCACAACGGAAAACTCATTGAGATTCCAGCCGACGAGGTCTCTCCAGATAAGCCATCCGCCAACGGTTCATTGCCACCAAATGCTCTTCGTCCTGAGCGACCGCAGGGAGTCGAAGCACCTGCTGTTGCTCTTGCAAAGCCCGCTCGCACCAAACCATCGAAGCCAGCCCAAAAATCCAAGGTGAAGAAGCCGGTGCGCACATGA
- a CDS encoding CPBP family intramembrane glutamic endopeptidase: protein MSTFPEPLPGAPEESPSSLQEDSDSSDPLSPANTSAPPAEWTGTPEGITPESTGSLADIGAALPPADETAHQPIFAHYAAPPAPSEERIPHVGHVALLGLLVVFGLIGTFMLVPLALHFHLFGISAISQAATDYRYALGSQAIQYFITFAGSLIVFPLIWRKPFFEGIHWHADTARQRMGRLVSVAVLCFFVAIVNGMLMPGPTNAPIDQLFHAPGAAWVLFLFGVTVAPFFEEMAFRGFLLPSLSTAYDWTVKQLTGVPRRPLDEFDNPQWSLPAMIVASLVTSVPFALMHGAQTSWSLGPFLLLIFVSLMLCWVRLNTRSLAASTVVHATYNFMLFSFMLLGTGGFKHLDKM, encoded by the coding sequence ATGAGCACATTTCCCGAGCCGCTTCCCGGCGCACCTGAAGAATCACCCTCCTCCTTACAGGAAGATTCAGATTCCAGCGATCCCCTTTCGCCCGCTAACACCTCCGCGCCACCCGCAGAATGGACCGGCACGCCTGAAGGCATAACTCCTGAGTCGACTGGCTCGTTAGCTGACATAGGCGCGGCGCTACCACCGGCCGATGAGACTGCGCACCAACCCATCTTCGCCCATTACGCTGCTCCGCCAGCACCAAGCGAAGAGCGTATCCCACACGTTGGCCACGTTGCTCTGCTCGGCCTCCTCGTCGTCTTCGGATTGATTGGCACCTTCATGCTGGTACCGCTCGCCTTGCATTTCCACCTTTTCGGAATCTCGGCAATCTCGCAGGCCGCCACCGATTACCGCTACGCGCTCGGCAGCCAGGCTATCCAATACTTCATTACATTCGCGGGGAGCCTCATCGTGTTCCCGCTCATCTGGCGCAAACCCTTCTTCGAAGGAATTCACTGGCACGCCGACACCGCGCGGCAGCGCATGGGACGACTCGTCAGTGTTGCCGTGCTTTGCTTCTTCGTGGCTATCGTCAACGGCATGCTCATGCCCGGTCCCACCAACGCGCCTATCGATCAGCTCTTCCACGCTCCCGGCGCAGCCTGGGTTCTCTTTTTGTTTGGTGTCACCGTCGCTCCATTTTTTGAAGAAATGGCCTTCCGCGGATTTCTTCTTCCATCACTCTCCACCGCATACGACTGGACGGTGAAGCAATTAACCGGCGTACCCCGCCGCCCGCTCGACGAATTCGATAATCCGCAGTGGTCCCTCCCCGCAATGATCGTCGCCTCCCTTGTCACCAGCGTTCCTTTCGCGCTGATGCACGGTGCCCAAACCAGCTGGTCCCTCGGACCGTTCCTGCTTCTCATCTTTGTTAGCCTGATGCTCTGCTGGGTCCGCTTGAACACACGTTCCCTCGCCGCCAGCACCGTAGTCCACGCCACCTACAACTTCATGCTCTTTTCGTTTATGCTTCTGGGCACCGGCGGCTTCAAACACCTCGACAAGATGTGA
- the pyrE gene encoding orotate phosphoribosyltransferase — protein MPTHAEQLLSLLARTSFKLGQFKLSSGCTSDYYIDCRTTTLHAEGGRLTGEAILDLLNENRIQAEAVGGLTMGADPIVSNVATASAWRAQHHAGSPLIQGFLVRKAEKAHGTGRRIEGFCRAGASVIIVDDVCTTGASTINAIEAARDAGMTVAAVVCIVERQEADGRPAVEAAAKDAPFLSLFTAVQVRAEHVRQLQIAG, from the coding sequence ATGCCCACTCACGCCGAACAACTTCTCTCGCTTCTCGCCCGCACCAGTTTCAAACTCGGTCAGTTCAAGCTTTCCTCCGGCTGCACCAGCGACTACTACATCGACTGCCGCACCACGACGCTTCATGCGGAAGGCGGCCGCCTCACTGGCGAAGCAATCCTAGATCTGTTGAATGAAAACCGAATTCAGGCTGAAGCCGTAGGCGGACTGACCATGGGAGCCGACCCCATCGTCTCCAACGTGGCTACTGCCAGCGCCTGGCGCGCGCAACATCATGCCGGCTCGCCACTCATACAAGGCTTCCTCGTGCGTAAGGCAGAAAAAGCTCACGGCACCGGACGCCGCATCGAAGGCTTCTGTCGCGCAGGAGCCAGCGTCATCATCGTGGACGACGTCTGCACCACCGGCGCCTCCACCATCAATGCCATTGAAGCCGCGCGCGACGCCGGAATGACCGTCGCGGCTGTCGTGTGCATTGTCGAACGCCAGGAAGCCGACGGACGGCCCGCCGTTGAAGCTGCGGCGAAAGACGCGCCGTTCCTCAGCCTCTTCACTGCTGTCCAGGTTCGCGCTGAGCACGTGCGGCAATTACAAATCGCCGGCTAA
- a CDS encoding STAS domain-containing protein, producing the protein MPTRTQLWQSPKFTIERIEDEERGILIFKFSGGFAANDMYSVLKPLAVVNIFEFEPPPGKERPALNIFDITDVPTLDSSGLGLVISHFIRSRARGVRVIAVGVRPNVLQLFKFTKVDALIPMAASIEEAIAAPRT; encoded by the coding sequence TTGCCCACCCGAACCCAACTGTGGCAAAGTCCAAAATTTACGATCGAACGCATTGAAGATGAAGAGAGAGGCATACTCATCTTCAAATTCTCCGGCGGCTTCGCGGCCAACGACATGTACTCCGTACTGAAGCCGCTCGCTGTGGTCAACATCTTTGAATTTGAACCACCTCCCGGCAAGGAACGTCCAGCGCTCAACATCTTCGACATCACTGACGTTCCTACCCTCGACTCATCAGGCCTCGGACTTGTTATCAGCCACTTCATTCGGTCCCGCGCCCGAGGTGTTCGAGTTATCGCGGTCGGTGTACGCCCCAACGTTCTGCAGCTGTTCAAATTCACAAAGGTGGATGCCCTGATACCCATGGCTGCATCGATCGAGGAAGCCATCGCCGCGCCTCGAACCTGA